A genomic window from Struthio camelus isolate bStrCam1 chromosome 2, bStrCam1.hap1, whole genome shotgun sequence includes:
- the TSHZ1 gene encoding teashirt homolog 1 isoform X1, translated as MPRRKQQAPRRSAAYVPEEELKAAEIDEDSVEDDGLSLDIQENEYLCNEESEIKEAQSYQNSPVSTATNQDAGYGSPFSENSDQLAHFKSTSSKEEKEDPQCTDNVSYPQDSLAQIKAVYANLLSETCWSSLALDLKKSNPTTSNNGISQNENTTNTDTSTNAQSTSTTSTNTSTSTTTSSSSNSSSNSNSGGSGYDWHQAALAKTLQQTSSYGLLPEPSLFSTVQLYRQNNKLYGSVFTGASKFRCKDCSAAYDTLVELTVHMNETGHYRDDNRDKEADKTKRWSKPRKRSLMEMEGKEDAQKVLKCMYCGHSFESLQDLSVHMIKTKHYQKVPLKEPVPAITKLVPSTKKRALQDLASPCSPEPTGITAEASLGESAKDQKTANPYVTPNNRYGYQNGASYTWQFEARKAQILKCMECGSSHDTLQQLTAHMMVTGHFLKVTNSASKKGKQLVLDPVVEEKIQSIPLPPTTHTRLPASNIKKQPDSPVGSTNSEEKKDPEKEKTAVSDTEKKIKEENEDSAEKFEPTTLYQYLREEDLDDSPKGGIDILKSLENTVTTAISKAQNGAPSWGGYPSIHAAYQLPGTVKPLQAAVQSVQMQPSYASSVKSLSSEHNALIHSPGSLTPPPHKSNVSAMEELVEKVTGKISVKKEEKPLEKEKSSPVKPMSPAAKENKDFPKSEEISNKQQQKKSSETEVQKVKKDSPAEAHTPNGTEPLKAKVANGCNNLGIITDHSPEPSFINPLSALQSIMNTHLGKISKPVSPSLDPLAMLYKISNSMLDKPMYPTTPVKQADPIDRYYYENSDQPIDLTKSKNKPLVSSVADSASSPLRESALLDISDMVKNLTGRLTPKSSTPSTVSEKSDADGSSFEEALDELSPVHKRKGRQSNWNPQHLLILQAQFASSLRETPEGKYIMSDLGPQERVHISKFTGLSMTTISHWLANVKYQLRRTGGTKFLKNLDTGHPVFFCNDCASQFRTASTYISHLETHLGFSLKDLSKLPLNQIQEQQNVSKVLANKTLGSLGIAEEDLGSTFQCKLCNRTFASKHAVKLHLSKTHGKSPEDHLIYVTELEKQ; from the coding sequence CATATGTTCCTGAGGAGGAattgaaagcagcagaaatagatGAAGACAGTGTGGAAGATGATGGGCTGTCTCTGGACATCCAGGAGAATGAGTATTTGTGCAATGAAGAATCGGAGATCAAAGAGGCTCAAAGCTACCAGAACTCCCCAGTCAGCACTGCAACTAATCAGGATGCAGGCTATGGTTCGCCGTTTAGTGAAAACAGCGATCAgctggcccatttcaaaagcacTTCCTctaaagaagagaaggaggatcCTCAGTGCACAGACAATGTTTCCTATCCACAGGACAGCTTGGCACAAATAAAAGCTGTGTATGCAAATTTGCTTTCAGAGACTTGCTGGTCCAGTTTAGCTTTGGACTTAAAGAAATCCAATCCAACCACCAGCAACAATGGAATCAGCCAGAATGAGAATACCACCAATACTGACACCAGTACCAATGCCCAGAGTACTAGTACCACCAGTACCAACACTAGTACCAGTACAACTACCAGTAGTTCTAGTAACAGTAGTAGTAACAGTAACAGTGGTGGCTCAGGTTATGACTGGCACCAAGCTGCATTAGCTAAAACTTTGCAGCAGACTTCATCGTATGGACTTCTCCCAGAGCCTAGCCTTTTCAGCACAGTACAGCTTTACCGGCAAAACAATAAACTTTATGGGTCTGTGTTCACCGGTGCTAGTAAGTTCCGATGCAAAGACTGCAGTGCAGCCTATGACACACTGGTGGAGCTAACAGTGCACATGAATGAAACTGGACATTACCGTGATGACAACAGAGATAAAGAAGCTGATAAGACCAAACGGTGGTCAAAGCCTAGAAAACGATCACTTATGGAAATGGAAGGGAAAGAGGATGCCCAAAAAGTGCTGAAGTGCATGTACTGTGGGCATTCGTTTGAGTCTTTGCAAGACCTCAGTGTCCATATgataaaaacaaagcattaccAGAAAGTGCCTCTGAAGGAGCCAGTACCAGCCATCACTAAATTGGTCCCTTCTACCAAAAAGCGCGCACTTCAGGACTTAGCTTCACCTTGTTCACCTGAGCCAACAGGGATCACTGCAGAAGCTTCACTGGGTGAATCTGCAAAGGATCAGAAAACTGCCAATCCCTATGTGACTCCAAACAACCGCTATGGCTATCAAAATGGTGCTAGCTACACATGGCAGTTTGAGGCACGCAAAGCCCAAATACTGAAATGCATGGAATGTGGCAGTTCCCATGACACTTTGCAGCAGCTTACCGCTCACATGATGGTCACTGGTCATTTTTTGAAGGTGACCAATTCTGCTTCTAAAAAAGGCAAACAACTAGTATTGGACCCTGTGGTGGAAGAAAAGATACAATCTATAcctctcccacccaccacccACACAAGACTACCAGCCTCCAACATTAAAAAACAACCTGATTCTCCAGTGGGCTCCACAAACTCGGAGGAGAAGAAAGacccagaaaaggaaaagacgGCGGTCAGTGATACAGAGAAGAAGATTAAAGAAGAGAACGAGGACTCTGCAGAAAAATTTGAGCCAACAACTTTGTATCAGTACCTCAGAGAGGAGGATTTAGATGATAGTCCTAAAGGCGGAATAGATATATTGAAATCCCTTGAGAACACGGTGACAACAGCTATCAGCAAAGCTCAGAATGGAGCACCTTCCTGGGGAGGTTATCCCAGTATTCATGCAGCTTACCAGCTCCCGGGAACAGTCAAACCCCTTCAGGCTGCGGTGCAGAGTGTTCAAATGCAGCCTTCTTATGCCAGCAGTGTAAAATCACTGTCTTCAGAACACAATGCACTCATCCATTCCCCAGGCAGCCTCACACCTCCACCTCACAAGAGCAATGTGTCTGCTATGGAAGAACTAGTGGAGAAAGTTACAGGTAAAATCAGtgtaaagaaggaagaaaagcctctggagaaagagaagagttCTCCAGTCAAACCTATGTCACCTGCtgctaaagaaaacaaagacttcCCCAAATCAGAGGAAATAagtaacaaacagcagcagaaaaagagCTCTGAGACAGAGGTTCAGAAGGTCAAAAAAGATAGTCCAGCagaagcacatacaccaaatggtACAGAGCCACTCAAAGCAAAAGTTGCAAATGGCTGCAACAATTTAGGAATCATCACAGATCATTCGCCTGAGCCATCCTTCATTAATCCATTGAGTGCTTTACAGTCCATTATGAATACCCACTTAGGCAAAATTTCTAAGCCAGTAAGCCCCTCTCTGGACCCTTTGGCCATGCTGTACAAAATCAGCAACAGTATGTTGGACAAACCCATGTACCCAACCACTCCGGTCAAGCAGGCGGATCCTATTGACCGATATTACTATGAGAACAGTGATCAACCTATTGATTTAACAAAGTCCAAAAACAAACCTCTTGTTTCCAGTGTGGCTGACTCTGCCTCTTCTCCGCTAAGGGAGAGCGCCCTGCTGGATATTTCTGATATGGTGAAGAACCTCACGGGGCGTTTGACACCCAAGTCTTCAACTCCATCTACCGTGTCAGAGAAGTCTGATGCTGATGGGAGCAGTTTTGAGGAAGCTCTGGATGAACTGTCACCAGTACACAAGAGGAAGGGCAGACAGTCAAACTGGAATCCTCAACATCTTCTGATCCTTCAAGCGCAGTTTGCTTCCAGCTTGAGGGAGACGCCAGAAGGCAAATACATTATGTCGGATCTAGGTCCACAAGAGCGGGTACACATCTCTAAGTTTACTGGTCTTTCCATGACCACAATTAGCCACTGGCTGGCCAATGTGAAGTATCAGTTAAGGAGGACAGGTGGAACAAAGTTTTTAAAGAACTTGGACACAGGACatcctgttttcttttgcaatgATTGTGCCTCTCAGTTCAGGACTGCTTCTACATACATAAGTCACTTAGAGACACACTTAGGGTTTAGTTTGAAGGATCTATCAAAGTTGCCACTAAATCAGATTCAAGAACAGCAGAATGTTTCAAAAGTCCTTGCAAACAAGACTCTGGGCTCACTTGGAATTGCTGAGGAGGACTTAGGCTCCACATTCCAGTGTAAGCTCTGTAACCGAACTTTTGCAAGCAAACATGCAGTCAAACTGCACCTTAGTAAAACACATGGCAAGTCCCCAGAGGACCATCTGATCTATGTAACTGAGTTAGAAAAACAATAG
- the TSHZ1 gene encoding teashirt homolog 1 isoform X2, translated as MFLSSQHYSYVPEEELKAAEIDEDSVEDDGLSLDIQENEYLCNEESEIKEAQSYQNSPVSTATNQDAGYGSPFSENSDQLAHFKSTSSKEEKEDPQCTDNVSYPQDSLAQIKAVYANLLSETCWSSLALDLKKSNPTTSNNGISQNENTTNTDTSTNAQSTSTTSTNTSTSTTTSSSSNSSSNSNSGGSGYDWHQAALAKTLQQTSSYGLLPEPSLFSTVQLYRQNNKLYGSVFTGASKFRCKDCSAAYDTLVELTVHMNETGHYRDDNRDKEADKTKRWSKPRKRSLMEMEGKEDAQKVLKCMYCGHSFESLQDLSVHMIKTKHYQKVPLKEPVPAITKLVPSTKKRALQDLASPCSPEPTGITAEASLGESAKDQKTANPYVTPNNRYGYQNGASYTWQFEARKAQILKCMECGSSHDTLQQLTAHMMVTGHFLKVTNSASKKGKQLVLDPVVEEKIQSIPLPPTTHTRLPASNIKKQPDSPVGSTNSEEKKDPEKEKTAVSDTEKKIKEENEDSAEKFEPTTLYQYLREEDLDDSPKGGIDILKSLENTVTTAISKAQNGAPSWGGYPSIHAAYQLPGTVKPLQAAVQSVQMQPSYASSVKSLSSEHNALIHSPGSLTPPPHKSNVSAMEELVEKVTGKISVKKEEKPLEKEKSSPVKPMSPAAKENKDFPKSEEISNKQQQKKSSETEVQKVKKDSPAEAHTPNGTEPLKAKVANGCNNLGIITDHSPEPSFINPLSALQSIMNTHLGKISKPVSPSLDPLAMLYKISNSMLDKPMYPTTPVKQADPIDRYYYENSDQPIDLTKSKNKPLVSSVADSASSPLRESALLDISDMVKNLTGRLTPKSSTPSTVSEKSDADGSSFEEALDELSPVHKRKGRQSNWNPQHLLILQAQFASSLRETPEGKYIMSDLGPQERVHISKFTGLSMTTISHWLANVKYQLRRTGGTKFLKNLDTGHPVFFCNDCASQFRTASTYISHLETHLGFSLKDLSKLPLNQIQEQQNVSKVLANKTLGSLGIAEEDLGSTFQCKLCNRTFASKHAVKLHLSKTHGKSPEDHLIYVTELEKQ; from the coding sequence CATATGTTCCTGAGGAGGAattgaaagcagcagaaatagatGAAGACAGTGTGGAAGATGATGGGCTGTCTCTGGACATCCAGGAGAATGAGTATTTGTGCAATGAAGAATCGGAGATCAAAGAGGCTCAAAGCTACCAGAACTCCCCAGTCAGCACTGCAACTAATCAGGATGCAGGCTATGGTTCGCCGTTTAGTGAAAACAGCGATCAgctggcccatttcaaaagcacTTCCTctaaagaagagaaggaggatcCTCAGTGCACAGACAATGTTTCCTATCCACAGGACAGCTTGGCACAAATAAAAGCTGTGTATGCAAATTTGCTTTCAGAGACTTGCTGGTCCAGTTTAGCTTTGGACTTAAAGAAATCCAATCCAACCACCAGCAACAATGGAATCAGCCAGAATGAGAATACCACCAATACTGACACCAGTACCAATGCCCAGAGTACTAGTACCACCAGTACCAACACTAGTACCAGTACAACTACCAGTAGTTCTAGTAACAGTAGTAGTAACAGTAACAGTGGTGGCTCAGGTTATGACTGGCACCAAGCTGCATTAGCTAAAACTTTGCAGCAGACTTCATCGTATGGACTTCTCCCAGAGCCTAGCCTTTTCAGCACAGTACAGCTTTACCGGCAAAACAATAAACTTTATGGGTCTGTGTTCACCGGTGCTAGTAAGTTCCGATGCAAAGACTGCAGTGCAGCCTATGACACACTGGTGGAGCTAACAGTGCACATGAATGAAACTGGACATTACCGTGATGACAACAGAGATAAAGAAGCTGATAAGACCAAACGGTGGTCAAAGCCTAGAAAACGATCACTTATGGAAATGGAAGGGAAAGAGGATGCCCAAAAAGTGCTGAAGTGCATGTACTGTGGGCATTCGTTTGAGTCTTTGCAAGACCTCAGTGTCCATATgataaaaacaaagcattaccAGAAAGTGCCTCTGAAGGAGCCAGTACCAGCCATCACTAAATTGGTCCCTTCTACCAAAAAGCGCGCACTTCAGGACTTAGCTTCACCTTGTTCACCTGAGCCAACAGGGATCACTGCAGAAGCTTCACTGGGTGAATCTGCAAAGGATCAGAAAACTGCCAATCCCTATGTGACTCCAAACAACCGCTATGGCTATCAAAATGGTGCTAGCTACACATGGCAGTTTGAGGCACGCAAAGCCCAAATACTGAAATGCATGGAATGTGGCAGTTCCCATGACACTTTGCAGCAGCTTACCGCTCACATGATGGTCACTGGTCATTTTTTGAAGGTGACCAATTCTGCTTCTAAAAAAGGCAAACAACTAGTATTGGACCCTGTGGTGGAAGAAAAGATACAATCTATAcctctcccacccaccacccACACAAGACTACCAGCCTCCAACATTAAAAAACAACCTGATTCTCCAGTGGGCTCCACAAACTCGGAGGAGAAGAAAGacccagaaaaggaaaagacgGCGGTCAGTGATACAGAGAAGAAGATTAAAGAAGAGAACGAGGACTCTGCAGAAAAATTTGAGCCAACAACTTTGTATCAGTACCTCAGAGAGGAGGATTTAGATGATAGTCCTAAAGGCGGAATAGATATATTGAAATCCCTTGAGAACACGGTGACAACAGCTATCAGCAAAGCTCAGAATGGAGCACCTTCCTGGGGAGGTTATCCCAGTATTCATGCAGCTTACCAGCTCCCGGGAACAGTCAAACCCCTTCAGGCTGCGGTGCAGAGTGTTCAAATGCAGCCTTCTTATGCCAGCAGTGTAAAATCACTGTCTTCAGAACACAATGCACTCATCCATTCCCCAGGCAGCCTCACACCTCCACCTCACAAGAGCAATGTGTCTGCTATGGAAGAACTAGTGGAGAAAGTTACAGGTAAAATCAGtgtaaagaaggaagaaaagcctctggagaaagagaagagttCTCCAGTCAAACCTATGTCACCTGCtgctaaagaaaacaaagacttcCCCAAATCAGAGGAAATAagtaacaaacagcagcagaaaaagagCTCTGAGACAGAGGTTCAGAAGGTCAAAAAAGATAGTCCAGCagaagcacatacaccaaatggtACAGAGCCACTCAAAGCAAAAGTTGCAAATGGCTGCAACAATTTAGGAATCATCACAGATCATTCGCCTGAGCCATCCTTCATTAATCCATTGAGTGCTTTACAGTCCATTATGAATACCCACTTAGGCAAAATTTCTAAGCCAGTAAGCCCCTCTCTGGACCCTTTGGCCATGCTGTACAAAATCAGCAACAGTATGTTGGACAAACCCATGTACCCAACCACTCCGGTCAAGCAGGCGGATCCTATTGACCGATATTACTATGAGAACAGTGATCAACCTATTGATTTAACAAAGTCCAAAAACAAACCTCTTGTTTCCAGTGTGGCTGACTCTGCCTCTTCTCCGCTAAGGGAGAGCGCCCTGCTGGATATTTCTGATATGGTGAAGAACCTCACGGGGCGTTTGACACCCAAGTCTTCAACTCCATCTACCGTGTCAGAGAAGTCTGATGCTGATGGGAGCAGTTTTGAGGAAGCTCTGGATGAACTGTCACCAGTACACAAGAGGAAGGGCAGACAGTCAAACTGGAATCCTCAACATCTTCTGATCCTTCAAGCGCAGTTTGCTTCCAGCTTGAGGGAGACGCCAGAAGGCAAATACATTATGTCGGATCTAGGTCCACAAGAGCGGGTACACATCTCTAAGTTTACTGGTCTTTCCATGACCACAATTAGCCACTGGCTGGCCAATGTGAAGTATCAGTTAAGGAGGACAGGTGGAACAAAGTTTTTAAAGAACTTGGACACAGGACatcctgttttcttttgcaatgATTGTGCCTCTCAGTTCAGGACTGCTTCTACATACATAAGTCACTTAGAGACACACTTAGGGTTTAGTTTGAAGGATCTATCAAAGTTGCCACTAAATCAGATTCAAGAACAGCAGAATGTTTCAAAAGTCCTTGCAAACAAGACTCTGGGCTCACTTGGAATTGCTGAGGAGGACTTAGGCTCCACATTCCAGTGTAAGCTCTGTAACCGAACTTTTGCAAGCAAACATGCAGTCAAACTGCACCTTAGTAAAACACATGGCAAGTCCCCAGAGGACCATCTGATCTATGTAACTGAGTTAGAAAAACAATAG